One window of Microbacterium sp. 1S1 genomic DNA carries:
- a CDS encoding carbohydrate ABC transporter permease, with protein MRSHKWFTPWLLLAPAVIWVLVFALWPFLNTVVLSFTDARPLRTPEFVGGANYERMFGDEMFWNALTTCLIYVVVCVPLLTILPLLLALLVQKKLPGIAFFRTTFYFPVIASVVVVALIWTWLFDSRGIINQTLEFLGLIDQPMAFLVDRWLLLGCAILLTVWKGLGYYMVVYLAALGNVGKELHEAAMLDGASSFRRFLSVTIPSVRGAMLLIAVLIAVSAMRVFAELDVLSKSTGGPGGYDMSLVMLIRQVGSGLNGNIGYASAISVALFLLTLVPLAAIAFMNREKKAKVSA; from the coding sequence ATGAGATCCCACAAGTGGTTCACCCCGTGGCTGCTCCTCGCCCCCGCCGTGATCTGGGTGCTGGTGTTCGCGCTCTGGCCGTTCCTGAACACCGTCGTCCTCAGCTTCACGGATGCCCGCCCGCTGCGGACCCCGGAGTTCGTCGGCGGCGCGAACTACGAGCGCATGTTCGGCGATGAGATGTTCTGGAACGCGCTCACCACCTGCCTCATCTACGTGGTCGTGTGCGTGCCGCTGCTCACGATCCTCCCCCTGCTCCTCGCCCTCCTCGTGCAGAAGAAGCTCCCGGGGATCGCGTTCTTCCGCACCACCTTCTACTTCCCCGTGATCGCCTCCGTGGTCGTGGTCGCCCTCATCTGGACGTGGCTGTTCGACAGTCGCGGCATCATCAACCAGACGCTCGAATTCCTCGGACTCATCGATCAGCCGATGGCCTTCCTCGTCGACCGCTGGCTGCTGCTCGGCTGCGCGATCCTGCTGACCGTGTGGAAAGGCCTCGGCTACTACATGGTCGTGTACCTCGCGGCTCTGGGGAACGTCGGCAAGGAGCTGCACGAGGCGGCCATGCTCGACGGCGCGAGCTCCTTCCGCCGCTTCCTGTCGGTGACGATCCCCTCGGTGCGTGGGGCGATGCTGCTCATCGCCGTGCTCATCGCGGTATCCGCCATGCGGGTGTTCGCCGAGCTCGACGTGCTGTCGAAGAGCACGGGCGGCCCCGGAGGCTACGACATGTCGCTCGTGATGCTGATCCGTCAGGTCGGGTCCGGGTTGAACGGCAACATCGGCTACGCGTCCGCGATCAGCGTGGCGCTGTTCCTCCTGACGCTCGTGCCGCTGGCGGCGATCGCGTTCATGAACCGCGAGAAGAAGGCGAAGGTCTCCGCATGA